One genomic region from Accipiter gentilis chromosome Z, bAccGen1.1, whole genome shotgun sequence encodes:
- the F2RL2 gene encoding proteinase-activated receptor 3: protein MKILVFTGLLTLTSSLFTTASEFSLNGSAIKTVSLIKTFRGISARDYDYIPPYAIEGETTTIHITEQKCSSKKSNDSTLTEVNNTTVEYLTSSLSTKLIPAIYLSAVLLGVPSNAIILWMLLFRIRSVCTAILYTNLAVSDLLFCIMLPFKIAYHINGNNWIFGEIMCRTTTVVFYGNMYCSILLLTCISVSRYVAIVHPFTYKSLPKRAYAIAVCATVWTIVFLYMLPLCIMQQSYYVKQLDIFTCHDVHNACETISSFQFYYYISLAIFGFLIPLATIVFCYVSIIRTLKTHEWFWYVKVSLLILTIFAVCFVPSNIILIIHHINYYYYNTDGLYSFYLIALCLSSLNSCLDPFLYFLMSKIRSQSNIYLTMVKISREK from the exons ATGAAGATACTGGTTTTCACTGGACTGCTCACTCTTACCTCCAGTCTTTTCACAACAG cttcggAATTTTCACTGAATGGCTCTGCAATTAAAACAGTGTCTCTTATAAAGACTTTCCGTGGAATTTCAGCAAGAGACTATGATTACATCCCCCCTTATGCTATAGAAGGGGAGACAACGACCATCCATATCACAGAACAGAAATGCTCTTCAAAAAAGTCAAATGACTCCACTTTAACAGAAGTGAACAATACCACAGTGGAGTACCTGACCAGTTCTCTGAGCACCAAGCTAATACCCGCCATCTACCTCAGTGCTGTTTTATTGGGTGTACCGTCTAATGCCATCATTTTGTGGATGCTGCTCTTCAGGATCCGGTCAGTGTGCACTGCCATCCTCTACACAAACTTGGCAGTTTCAGATCTGCTCTTCTGCATCATGCTGCCCTTCAAAATAGCATACCACATCAATGGGAACAACTGGATTTTTGGGGAAATCATGTGTCGAACTACCACTGTGGTGTTTTACGGGAACATGTACTGCTCCATTCTGCTGCTCACATGCATCAGCGTCAGCCGCTACGTGGCCATCGTTCACCCCTTTACCTACAAGAGCCTGCCAAAACGTGCCTATGCCATCGCAGTCTGCGCTACCGTGTGGACCATCGTTTTCTTGTACATGCTTCCACTTTGCATAATGCAGCAAAGCTATTACGTGAAACAACTGGACATTTTTACCTGCCATGATGTGCACAATGCCTGTGAAACAATATCTTCCTTCCAGTTCTACTACTATATTTCTTTAGCTATCTTTGGGTTTTTAATACCTCTTGCAACTATTGTTTTTTGCTATGTCTCAATTATACGAACACTTAAGACTCATGAATGGTTCTGGTACGTTAAAGTCAGTCTTTTGATCCTTACCatctttgctgtttgctttgtgcCGAGCAATATTATCCTTATTATCCATCACATCAACTACTACTATTACAACACAGATGGGTTGTATTCTTTTTACCTAATTGCTTTATGCCTTAGCAGCTTAAACAGTTGTCTTGatcctttcctttattttctgatGTCAAAAATTAGAAGTCAATCCAATATTTATCTAACAATGGTTAAAATATCCagggaaaaatga